The window ATTTTCCAATTTGAATTTGGATAACTTTTAGGTCATTATTGGACTTGGTGTGGCAAAAGTTATTAAATCAGCAAATGCAGATTTTGATGAGGGGGATTATATCTGGGGAATGACTGGTTGGGAAGAGTATAGCTTGATTCTTAATCCAAATGGACTTTTCAAGATCAAATATACAGATGTGCCTCTCTCATACTATGCTGGAATTCTAGGTACCAAtttctatttatatttcctaATTATATGCCCGTTCCCCTTTTATATAGTCACTTGCAGGTTGTTCTTTCTGATAAAACACGCGATGTCACCATAACAATGAACTTACAGGTATGCCAGGACTTGCAGCCTATATTGGCTTTAATAATGTATGCTCTGCTAAGGAAGGAGATATAGTGTATGTCTCCTCTGCAGCAGGAGGAGTTGGTCAGCTTGTTGGACAATTCGCAAAAATGAAAGGTTGTTATGTTGTTGGCAGCGCTAGTACTGATGAAAAGGTAATATTCCACTTTTGAGTTTATATGCAAGTAGGCATTATTAAAGAGGTGCTGCACCTGTTTTGCAGGTAAATCTTTTAAAATCAGAACTTGGCTTCGATGATGCTTTCAACTACAAAGAAGGGAATGATTTTGCTGGAGCCTTGAAAAGGTTGGCAATTGCTATTATCTTCTTTtataacttaaatatatataGAATTTGCTTCTCGTGCTAACGAAGACACTGAAACACATAGAATGAGCTTAGATAAGACCTCATTTACAGACAAATGTTGAAGTTAATTATCGAATTTTATGAGTCTAAAACTAGTAGTTGTTAAATTTGGGTTATGGGTAGAAATACATTTCAGAACATCACTTTTCTGTATAATGGTTTCTTCATCTGTCTGCAAAGTGAATTGACAAATGCTGAAATTTATTTTCGAATATTATGAGTCTGAGACTAGTTTGCTATGTTAAATTTGGTTAAGGTAAGACATGCTTTTTGCAAAATTCACTTTCTGTGGAATGACATGTTTCTTTAACTGTCTATGCAAAATGAAGGCACTTCCCCAAAGGTATTGATGTTTACTTTGAGAACGTTGGAGGAAATATGCTGGATGAGGTACTTTTGCACATGAATCTCTATGGTAGGATTGCAGTTTCTGGGATGATCTCTCAGTACAATTTAAAGAAACCAGATGGTATTCACAATTTGTTTTGCCTTATCACGAAGAGATTACAAATGGAAGGTTTTTCTGAGTTTGACTTCCGGCACAAGGTTCCAGAATACCTCGAGTTTGCTATTCAGCTTATAAGAGAGAAAAAACTGGTTTTTGTAGAAGACATTGCTGAGGGTTTAGAAAATGCTGCATCTGCTTTCGTTGGTATTTATCACGGGCGAAATGTCGGAAAGCAGATTATTCAGGTTTCAACTGACTGAGAACTTGAATGAAAACAAAAAATTTCTGTATTTCATTCATCCTTCCTATCAAACGCTGTCAAAGCAATATACTGATGATATTGATGTAATCCTCCTTTTGAATAAATTGTTGTATTAGTTTTCTGGTGAAAACGTTGTGGAGTTTCAAAATATGACATAATGTAAGAGTAAGAATGAGGGTTGTATTTGAGAAGCAAAAAAGTGATAATTTTTGCAATGCTTAATACATAGATAGCCCCTTAAACTTTTTAGGATATTCCATTTAGACACTCGTACTAAGCCTTGTTTCAATTGTACACCTCAACTCCAAATGAGGTGTTCCAATTAGACACTTCcggttcaaattttgaaaaatattttgcgTGTGTTTTCATTCGTGTATTAGGTAGTTAAGTTAACCACGCATTCGCCTCAATAAGCCGTAAAAGCTAGGGATATTCTACTTGAGGTTGATGTAACTTAACTAATAAAACACGTGCAATTATTTATTTTAACCAAAAGTATCTAATTGGAACACTTTATTAGGATTTGAGGTATTCAATTGGAACAAGGCTTAGTTTGAGTGTTTAAATGGAATATCCTGACATTTAAGGAACTGGATATGTATTAAGCCATTTTTTAACTATGAAAATAAATGGTTGAAGGCTAACATGAACTAGGATTTAGGCTTCTCTCCCGTGTAATAATTGATTGGAAGATCATATGACACGAAGCCTTCTAGTCAAGTACGCAGTCTTGGTCTAAAATTGTATGCTCGTAAATTAGAAGATAACTCAGCTAGGGGTCTGAAGGTTCAAGTGACCATTTTGAAACTGACATGACTTCTAAAGAATAAAAGTAGTCCTCCAGTTATTTTGCACAGTTGAGAATTACTACTAGTATATTCTTGCTTTTCTCTTTGTGGTGAGAAAGTGCAGTGATGGCTGTGGGATTATTGAAAGTGCATGCCCAATAAAATATTAAAGCATATTACATATAACATCTATGTTTATTCATAGATAGAGCTCTTCTTTTTTATTGAATAAGCTAATTCGGAAAACAGAATAGACAAATACCAAAAAGTTGTTCACTTTTAGTAATAGTAATCCAAAACTTTAGGCATAGGTTTCTTCCTATGGTACGAACTATCCACTATTTCTTAGAGGAACAAGGATATGCTATAACAGGAAGCACTTAGGATCAAGCGATAGGGGAGTAGAGATGTGAAGAGAGTCTAGGTACCAAGATAGAGATGTGAAGAGAGTCTAGGTACCAAGATAGAGATGTGAAGAGAGTCTAGGTTCCAAGATCACTGGAACAGGAAACTTAGGATGTGTGGTGAGCCCATAATGTTCTTCCACACTTATGCCTTCTGGCTTCATACTTTCAGGTAGTTTCCAGTTGAATGCATGCAACATGTTGGCTAAAGTTGCTCGGACAACCTTAAGTCCCAAGCTATAGCCAGGGCACCTCCTTCGCCCCGAGCCAAATGGCAAGAAAGCAAAGTTATGTCCATCCATGTCAATGTTCTTTTCTAAGAACCTCTCGGGGAGAAACTCTTGTGCTCTATCCCAGTACTTGGGGTCCCTTCCAATTGTCCAAGCATTCACCAGAACGATCGTTCCTTTCTCTATGTCATAACCGGCCACGTTACAATCTTTAATAGCACAATGTGGTGCTAGCATAGTTCCAAGAGGATGTAACCTTAGTGTTTCCTTGATGATTGCTTCAATGTAACACAGCTGTGAAAAATCTCTCTCTTCTACCCATCTCTCCTTCCCCACAACCAGGTCAAGCTCGTCGGTTGCCTTCTCAATAACCCTTGGCTGTCTAAGAAGTTCTTGAAAAGCCCATTGCACTGCTGCTGTCAAGCTATCTGTTCCTCCAGTTAGTAGATCCTGCCATAGTTTAGCAAGGTTAGAAGTTTGTCTAAAACAAGAGAAAATCATGAGAGATTGTAATGGtgaaaaacacacctgaactatcatTTTTTCATGTGTTTCCCACCCCAACTATTTCcattttcctacctaaactatcaccatctatTTATTACAATTTAAAACACACCTTGAGTAGATGATGATAGTTCAGTAGGAAAGGGAACATTTAATAGTTGGCATAGTCAGCTTCAaggtgtgttttaatatatagatggtgatagttcaggtaggaaaaaggaacaactgatagttgaggtgtgaaacacgcgaaaaagtgatagtgtgtttttgaccatgaACACTAGTAGGAACTAACCTGCATTAACCCTTTCACACAGTCATTAGTGAGTTTGACTTCCATAGTAGGGTCTTCAGCCATCTGCAACAAGACATCCACCATATCCTTTGGGACAAAGTTCTTTTCCGCATTCTTCTTAGCCCTGTGGTCATCTAGGACAATGTTGTGGAACTTATCAAAAGTTCTTTTCAAAGCCTTCATTTGTTTCACATAGCCCTGTAGGTCCAAGAAGCTGAGCCATGGAATCCAGTCTCCAATATTAAAAGCACCATTAAGTAAAAACCATTGGTCTACCAGGTGCTGCAAATCTTCCGCCCTAACTGTTGATTCACCAAAATACTTGTTCCTCATAACCATCCTTGTCATGCTGCTCAGGCTAAACCGTGACAAATGGTCTTTGAGGAAAAACGGCTTTCCAGCATGGGCATGTAGCTGGGAAATTAAGGCCTGCCTTTCTTCAACACGAATGTACTCGAACGAGTCTAGCCTTTTTGGGGTAAATATCTCGTTGAGGTAAATTCGTCGTGCTTGGCGCCAATAGGGACCATAGGGTGCCCATGTCATGTCACAATAGTTATAGCTTGTATACTTTCCACCAGCTAGCAGAGGACGGGAGGCGAAATTTGCATCATGTATTTTTAGAAATTGTTTTGCCATTTCAGGAGATGATGCCACAAGTACCGGCCTGGAGCCAAATTTCAGCAGCATCAACTCTCCATATTTCTTGGAAAGCAAGTCAAAAGATTGATGCGGGATGGAACCAAGTAGGTTCAAATTTCCAATGATGGGCCATGGTTTTGGACCTGGTGGTAGCTTCCGGTTATCCGGGCGTCGGGTAGTGGTAAGTTTACAGAGAAAAGCTAATGCagctagccctaccaaggctagAAAAAACCAAGAATTCTCCATATTTAATTGGGTAAGGGATGATGAAGGTTGAAAAAGTTTAGTTTAGTTTGTAAAGAAATGAGAAATATTTATAGAAGAAGTAGGTGGGACTTGGATTGCACTGAAATTGAGACCTTGACCATGTAGTCCAATTTCTATACAGTGAAAATGACTCTTGTAAACTTCTACTAAATCATACAACTATTGACCCCTCAGAGCACAAGATTTGAAAAGTAAGCACCAGTCATTTGTATTGTCATTAATTTGTAGTTTCCTCGAAAGTGTAGGGCAAATAGTATCAAGGAAATTTTTGTGAATAAGAAATAGTATCAAGGAAATTAGACCACAAAATATCGTAAGGAATTGAACGTAGGACCTTTTGTCTTTAATATCTCCTTTTCATTTATAGATAGTTTAGGTCTTAAAATGATTATTTTGTCTTATCAAGCATATAAAATTTACAGTGCTTTTCTTCCCTAAAATGATCTTCAAAACaaagtttattttttttatctAACGTTCAATTCTGACTTGCAGTTGCACACTTGTCTCCTAAAGATGTTTTCATTATATGGGAATTGTCTTCCATATTTTTGACATAAATTATACAGTGTTTAAATATAAGGTTGTCTAAAATTGAAGCTGATTTTCACGATCAAGATATGTACTTAATGTTACCGTGCAGTAGTATAGGAACTACTTGCTTACTGATAGTTACAGAGCACGTCTATTCAAAAGTTATATAAAGAGGATAATTCGGTGCACAACCTTATCTTACATTTTTGCAAGAGGTTGTTTCCATAAGTTGAACCTACGACCTATTTAACTAGTTACACGATGGCAATTCTTAATTACCATGTTCTTAGGCTTCCctgtaaaaaaaaaacatttttttgcgcggattgcccttcttttggggtggtctttaaattttgcccttcaaatttgtgatctttaaattttgcccctcatatttgtggtctttaagttttgtcctttgcttggaaaggtgggcgaatacatgaagttctgggttcgaacccccgctcaggcataaaataaaaaaataatttcgccagacaggactgggggagtgtatgccggatccagcatacaatctttaaggaaaagctaaagttatgcccGATCCGGCATagctaaaagtctgccccataaggcagaatttttcctaagacatagtttagttatgccttatggggcagagttttagttaaggcataacaaaattatgccccataaggcaagaacttttcttaaggcatagaaagtttaagttatgccttaaggaaaagttccgccttatgggcatacttttagttatgtctttggggcacactttttagttaaggcataactaaaagtttaccttgaaaagtaatatatatatatatatatgcttcaaggcaaagtctgctggagggggcagacttttagttaaacacaactaaaagtctgccccctccggtagacttctagttaaacacaactaaaagtctgccggagggggcatagcaaaatttaaactttgccttataaggcaaacttttagttatgccttaaggaaaacttacgccttatggggcatacttttagttatgttttatggggcacacttttagttaaggcattactaaaagtttaccttgaaaagttaaaaaaaaaatacgtatatatgcttcaaggcaaagtctgccccctccgacagacttttagttaaacatgactaaaagtctgccggaggaggcatagcgaaatttaaactctgctttgcaaattttttaaaattttttgactgagcgggggttcaaacccggaacctatgggttttagccgaaggacaaaatttaaagaccacaaatatgagggcaaaatttaaataccacccccaaaaaaagggcaattctgcgaattgcccgtaAAAAAATTATGTGAACACTGTTAATTATGATTTTTGTAGGGAATAAAAAATTCATAACCTCAATGCCAATGGAAaacttctctcttttttttttttggaacagtTAAACCTCattgacttttctttttcttactATCAAGTATCAAAACATTGAAAAGAAAATT is drawn from Lycium barbarum isolate Lr01 chromosome 8, ASM1917538v2, whole genome shotgun sequence and contains these coding sequences:
- the LOC132606245 gene encoding 2-alkenal reductase (NADP(+)-dependent)-like, with the protein product MEAEHSSMMLPNKQVVFKNYVEGYPKETDFELRSSMISSQIPQGPNGLFVKNLYLGCDPYMRHKMSAHKSKDISLLASFQPGSVIIGLGVAKVIKSANADFDEGDYIWGMTGWEEYSLILNPNGLFKIKYTDVPLSYYAGILGMPGLAAYIGFNNVCSAKEGDIVYVSSAAGGVGQLVGQFAKMKGCYVVGSASTDEKVNLLKSELGFDDAFNYKEGNDFAGALKRHFPKGIDVYFENVGGNMLDEVLLHMNLYGRIAVSGMISQYNLKKPDGIHNLFCLITKRLQMEGFSEFDFRHKVPEYLEFAIQLIREKKLVFVEDIAEGLENAASAFVGIYHGRNVGKQIIQVSTD
- the LOC132606246 gene encoding dimethylnonatriene synthase-like; translation: MENSWFFLALVGLAALAFLCKLTTTRRPDNRKLPPGPKPWPIIGNLNLLGSIPHQSFDLLSKKYGELMLLKFGSRPVLVASSPEMAKQFLKIHDANFASRPLLAGGKYTSYNYCDMTWAPYGPYWRQARRIYLNEIFTPKRLDSFEYIRVEERQALISQLHAHAGKPFFLKDHLSRFSLSSMTRMVMRNKYFGESTVRAEDLQHLVDQWFLLNGAFNIGDWIPWLSFLDLQGYVKQMKALKRTFDKFHNIVLDDHRAKKNAEKNFVPKDMVDVLLQMAEDPTMEVKLTNDCVKGLMQDLLTGGTDSLTAAVQWAFQELLRQPRVIEKATDELDLVVGKERWVEERDFSQLCYIEAIIKETLRLHPLGTMLAPHCAIKDCNVAGYDIEKGTIVLVNAWTIGRDPKYWDRAQEFLPERFLEKNIDMDGHNFAFLPFGSGRRRCPGYSLGLKVVRATLANMLHAFNWKLPESMKPEGISVEEHYGLTTHPKFPVPVILEPRLSSHLYLGT